In the Streptomyces sp. f51 genome, one interval contains:
- a CDS encoding AAA family ATPase, with translation MNARETSGTEPAPPLLRLHLFGGFRATRDSGPQLAEKWPRPGARALVKLLAVTPGHRLHRGQAMDICWPDANAQAAAGSLRVALHAARHALEPELAPRAASSYLISDGTLLHLDPARVWIDADDAETAARSALADGDVDELTAALGLFTGEILPEDRYASWAEERRGQLALLHEQLLLRLAEEHLKQDAAAEAAAVAEQVLALSPAEELAHRVLIDALLRQGLRRQAVRQYHACHEVLSAELGVRPGPETERLHRAALAAAPAPVPTAPPLPAPLRATRTGPPLRGRDTVLERLLAADGPPVTLLCGEAGVGKTRLVSEVARRAGARGTAVLWGGGQDAEGHTPYGAFAEALEGWLAEHSAAERARVGAEYPELASFLPSLGRVGSSGERSPEEERDRLFHGISALLGDLAAARPVLVVLDDLHAADTGSYRLLGHLARRAAERGTALRFLATYREEELPEGDARRSAVASLLRRRHGVREELSRLDKDACLAVVRDTAAPGARSSEGRLHRVWELSLGNPLFALELAHGLVEGNEGGLAPEGVRGLVADRLVRLGPDARRLVEALSVAGGDTALSELLDVAEHGLRPPVAGAAAADALEQAIAASLVEERPVVVAGRSEEGVAFRHPLVRLTCYEQLAGVRRRQLHAAFAQAVRRRRPDAVDTLASHFARADDPRAAAYLRRAAERAAALYANDTADRYYRDLVARLDVDAARARLAHAHVLRRMGHFEQAADALRLSLAEFERREDRDEAVLASALLAETLARTSAPEAARRTLREHPVTADTGPEPAASHFLALSVVRCVQGRYAAGHEAARQALAAALNVPGASGQRLVARAFAMRAANLGLAGRFDQAREAGDQALAPAEAYGDPTLLGSVLSMLRENARRAGRLREAVDIGTRALGLAERSGDPTAAAFERGNLAELRLLLEEPGPALALAEQAVAGAEAYDAWCLPYALATLARVRVVTDAAERAVPLLDRAEAVAAELGDRQAEHEVRTARAELALRTGDPDQALRALDGHTEDAPVLVAWAELLSGRAETALRIARAEAARAERTGERLAEVEARIVLGASLSRQAPTREGARELTRAESLAGALPYPAGTRRLARARDLLRGP, from the coding sequence ATGAACGCGCGGGAGACGTCGGGGACGGAACCAGCTCCTCCGCTGCTGCGTCTGCACCTTTTCGGCGGGTTTCGCGCGACGCGGGACAGCGGTCCCCAACTCGCCGAGAAATGGCCGAGACCCGGAGCCCGCGCGCTGGTCAAGCTCCTCGCCGTGACCCCCGGCCACCGCCTCCACCGCGGACAGGCCATGGACATCTGCTGGCCCGACGCCAACGCGCAGGCCGCCGCGGGCAGTCTGCGCGTCGCCCTGCACGCGGCCCGCCACGCCCTGGAACCCGAACTCGCCCCGCGCGCCGCCTCCTCGTACCTCATCTCCGACGGCACGCTGCTCCACCTGGACCCGGCCAGGGTGTGGATCGACGCCGACGACGCGGAGACGGCGGCCCGTTCGGCCCTCGCCGACGGCGACGTGGACGAACTGACCGCCGCGCTTGGCCTGTTCACGGGCGAGATCCTGCCGGAGGACCGCTACGCGAGCTGGGCCGAGGAACGGCGCGGCCAACTCGCGCTGCTGCACGAACAGTTGCTCCTCCGGCTCGCCGAGGAGCACTTGAAGCAGGACGCCGCCGCCGAGGCGGCGGCCGTGGCCGAACAGGTCCTCGCCCTCAGCCCGGCCGAGGAACTGGCCCACCGCGTCCTCATCGACGCCCTGCTGCGCCAGGGGCTGCGCCGCCAGGCCGTGCGCCAGTACCACGCCTGCCACGAGGTCCTCTCGGCCGAACTGGGGGTCCGTCCCGGCCCGGAGACGGAGCGGCTGCACCGGGCCGCCCTGGCCGCGGCACCCGCCCCCGTCCCCACCGCCCCGCCGCTCCCCGCCCCGCTCCGCGCCACCCGCACCGGACCGCCGCTGCGGGGCCGGGACACCGTGCTCGAACGGCTTCTCGCGGCGGACGGCCCGCCCGTCACGCTGCTCTGCGGCGAGGCGGGCGTGGGCAAGACCCGCCTGGTGAGCGAGGTGGCCCGGCGGGCGGGAGCGCGGGGCACGGCCGTGCTGTGGGGCGGCGGCCAGGACGCCGAGGGGCACACGCCGTACGGGGCGTTCGCGGAGGCGCTGGAGGGCTGGCTGGCCGAGCACAGCGCCGCCGAAAGGGCCCGGGTCGGCGCCGAGTACCCCGAACTCGCCTCGTTCCTGCCCTCGCTCGGCCGGGTGGGAAGCTCCGGCGAACGCAGCCCGGAGGAGGAGCGGGACCGGCTGTTCCACGGGATCTCGGCGCTGCTCGGCGACCTGGCGGCGGCGCGCCCGGTGCTCGTCGTCCTCGACGATCTGCACGCCGCCGACACCGGCTCGTACCGGCTGCTCGGCCATCTGGCCCGCCGGGCCGCCGAACGGGGCACGGCCCTGCGGTTCCTGGCGACCTACCGCGAGGAGGAGCTGCCCGAGGGCGACGCCCGCCGCTCGGCCGTGGCGTCACTGCTGCGCCGGCGCCACGGCGTGCGCGAGGAGTTGAGCCGGCTCGACAAGGACGCCTGCCTGGCCGTCGTGCGCGACACGGCCGCTCCCGGAGCGCGGTCGTCCGAGGGCCGCCTCCACCGGGTCTGGGAACTCTCCCTCGGCAACCCGCTGTTCGCCCTCGAACTCGCCCACGGCCTGGTCGAAGGGAACGAGGGAGGTCTCGCGCCCGAAGGCGTACGGGGGCTGGTGGCCGACCGGCTCGTACGGCTCGGCCCCGACGCGCGCCGCCTCGTCGAGGCGCTGTCCGTGGCGGGCGGCGACACGGCGCTGTCCGAACTGCTCGACGTGGCCGAACACGGGCTGCGTCCCCCGGTGGCCGGAGCCGCGGCGGCCGACGCCCTGGAACAGGCCATCGCCGCCTCGCTCGTCGAGGAACGGCCCGTCGTGGTGGCCGGGCGGTCCGAGGAAGGGGTGGCCTTCCGGCATCCGCTGGTCCGGCTCACCTGCTACGAACAGCTCGCGGGGGTCCGCCGCCGGCAACTGCACGCCGCGTTCGCCCAAGCGGTCAGACGGCGCCGTCCCGACGCCGTCGACACCCTGGCCTCCCACTTCGCCCGCGCCGACGACCCCCGCGCGGCCGCATACCTGCGCCGGGCGGCGGAGCGGGCCGCGGCCCTGTACGCGAACGACACCGCCGACCGCTACTACCGCGACCTGGTGGCCCGGCTGGACGTCGACGCGGCCCGCGCCCGGCTCGCCCACGCCCATGTCCTGCGCAGGATGGGGCACTTCGAGCAGGCGGCCGACGCCCTGCGGCTCTCGCTGGCGGAGTTCGAGCGGCGCGAGGACCGTGACGAAGCCGTCCTCGCCTCGGCGCTGCTCGCCGAGACCCTGGCCAGGACGAGCGCGCCGGAGGCCGCACGCCGCACCCTGCGGGAACACCCGGTGACCGCGGACACCGGTCCCGAACCGGCCGCCAGTCACTTCCTCGCCCTGTCCGTGGTCCGCTGCGTCCAGGGGCGGTACGCGGCCGGGCACGAGGCCGCCCGGCAGGCGCTGGCCGCGGCGCTGAACGTGCCGGGGGCGTCCGGCCAGCGGCTGGTGGCCCGCGCCTTCGCGATGCGGGCCGCCAACCTCGGGCTCGCCGGCCGCTTCGACCAGGCACGCGAAGCGGGCGACCAGGCGCTGGCACCGGCCGAGGCCTACGGCGACCCGACCCTGCTCGGATCGGTCCTGTCGATGCTGCGCGAGAACGCGCGGCGGGCGGGACGGCTGCGGGAGGCCGTCGACATCGGAACCCGCGCGCTCGGCCTCGCCGAACGGTCGGGCGACCCGACCGCCGCCGCGTTCGAGCGCGGGAACCTCGCGGAGCTGCGCCTGCTGCTCGAGGAGCCGGGACCTGCCCTCGCCCTGGCGGAACAGGCGGTGGCGGGCGCGGAGGCCTACGACGCCTGGTGTCTTCCGTACGCTCTCGCGACCCTGGCCCGCGTACGGGTCGTCACGGACGCGGCGGAACGGGCCGTGCCCCTCCTGGACCGCGCGGAGGCCGTCGCGGCCGAGCTCGGCGACCGGCAGGCGGAGCACGAGGTGCGCACGGCACGCGCCGAACTCGCGCTGCGCACGGGCGACCCGGACCAGGCGCTGCGCGCCCTCGACGGCCACACCGAGGACGCGCCGGTCCTGGTGGCCTGGGCCGAACTCCTGTCGGGGCGGGCCGAGACCGCGCTGCGGATCGCGCGCGCCGAGGCGGCACGCGCCGAACGGACCGGGGAACGCCTCGCCGAGGTGGAGGCGCGCATCGTCCTCGGGGCCTCCCTGTCGCGCCAGGCACCGACGCGGGAGGGCGCGCGGGAGCTGACGCGCGCCGAGTCGCTGGCCGGAGCCCTGCCCTATCCGGCCGGGACGCGGCGGCTGGCACGGGCACGGGACCTGCTGCGCGGCCCGTGA
- a CDS encoding VCBS repeat-containing protein: MSAPQSRRALRLASALVAAGLCLTAAPQALAADDSGSAMKLTSAEAQTLAAHVALDPSADTTAGSTVSPKSADSAKSAEPGDGTGTGSDSGLDGASTDADPGTQVELTAGSRLEGVRGMGATVPAGKNGDYFTFNSMGYVQRHAADGSETWARTSSSFFTDWQVRPTQPWRVEPYPAQILMGYNAVSPFSANSDNGYSTGDLTGDGVPDVVFSAQVGTTPYPRPFTSPGSSLTTGTFVTVLDGRSGKTVWSKLYNRASMVKIVDGTLLVADAPRMSGDSKVPAAATATLTGIRFSPSADGVLTPAQTWTYDTGEARKANWGDIQDLGKGKVAVSWNLAKATGVDPRGRTLVLDTADGSVDWQTDSMLYGRQLRVDAGRRRIVALEQQDSTDAVRYEVVSYDLRTGHRATLEGRDNVLPTALTVGDLTARDGDEYAVAESSLDEDYYVNASTVRVLNGTDPDQLLWSSTVKRDAGNAKDGPSVWRLQVAGGRLVSSAQDDREINGAGNPGGGRYAALTVYNAKGVVSWQNKGVAAAPMYQDVFSDTAGTHVRIVDQAENVRTFRLGNGKAESETPLLADIAYAKATDLDKDGRNDVVMAGSSDGVWAYSGPSLVNGKPEKLWQATVPGAVHDVETGDVNGDGRPEVVVAADTAVVVLNGRTGKRLATIEGGEGQYVRSAKLADLNGDGELDILVPTDALRAYYGDGHAIWTYSAPKAAGDVRFTDPSANDGTVYAAYASLNAYGLDSPVTDAVALNAGNGRGRWDLAPKAPADAVGPVRTATPNGGILASKEIPYADGHAVVYQWNVTAPININGAESLSPRNYFEIRDGRTGEVLHSGYEGGLWTHFSYWAEDGALYEGGTAAFRKYEADGKDSKAGVIAQSYGGGFLTGPGGRRLLVAGADGGLGLWDPGIFDSSDTWSDSVGGVTLMGARNYLAADLDGDGVDEVLSLAGDDHGFDRTAEEFGGRYYIPNNAIHQVAAYKLS, translated from the coding sequence ATGAGCGCCCCCCAGTCCCGCCGGGCCCTGCGCCTCGCCTCCGCCCTGGTCGCGGCCGGCCTGTGCCTGACCGCCGCCCCGCAGGCCCTGGCCGCCGACGACAGCGGCTCGGCCATGAAGCTGACCAGCGCCGAGGCCCAGACCCTGGCCGCCCACGTCGCCCTCGACCCGAGCGCCGACACCACCGCCGGCTCCACGGTGAGCCCGAAGTCCGCCGACTCCGCGAAGTCCGCCGAGCCGGGCGACGGCACGGGCACCGGCAGCGACTCGGGGCTCGACGGCGCCTCCACCGACGCCGACCCGGGCACCCAGGTCGAGCTGACCGCCGGGTCCAGGCTGGAGGGCGTGCGCGGCATGGGCGCCACCGTGCCGGCCGGGAAGAACGGCGACTACTTCACCTTCAACAGCATGGGCTACGTGCAGCGGCACGCGGCCGACGGCAGCGAGACGTGGGCGCGCACCAGCAGCTCGTTCTTCACGGACTGGCAGGTCAGGCCGACGCAACCGTGGCGGGTCGAGCCCTACCCGGCGCAGATCCTCATGGGCTACAACGCGGTGTCGCCGTTCTCCGCCAACTCGGACAACGGCTACTCCACCGGCGACCTGACCGGCGACGGCGTCCCGGACGTGGTCTTCTCGGCGCAGGTCGGCACCACGCCGTACCCGCGGCCCTTCACCTCGCCCGGCTCGTCGCTGACCACGGGCACGTTCGTCACCGTCCTCGACGGCAGGTCCGGCAAAACCGTGTGGTCGAAGCTGTACAACCGCGCCTCCATGGTCAAGATCGTCGACGGCACGCTGCTGGTCGCCGACGCGCCCCGGATGAGCGGCGACTCCAAGGTCCCGGCCGCCGCCACGGCGACCCTGACGGGCATCCGCTTCTCCCCCTCCGCGGACGGCGTCCTGACGCCGGCGCAGACCTGGACGTACGACACGGGCGAGGCCCGCAAGGCCAACTGGGGCGACATCCAGGACCTCGGCAAGGGCAAGGTCGCCGTCTCCTGGAACCTGGCCAAGGCCACCGGGGTCGACCCCCGCGGCCGCACCCTGGTGCTCGACACCGCGGACGGCTCGGTCGACTGGCAGACCGACAGCATGCTGTACGGCCGTCAGCTGCGCGTGGACGCGGGCCGCAGGCGGATCGTCGCGCTGGAGCAGCAGGACTCCACGGACGCCGTGCGCTACGAGGTGGTCTCCTACGACCTGAGGACCGGTCACCGGGCCACTCTGGAGGGCCGCGACAACGTCCTGCCCACCGCGCTGACGGTCGGCGACCTCACCGCCAGGGACGGCGACGAGTACGCGGTCGCCGAGTCCTCCCTCGACGAGGACTACTACGTCAACGCCAGCACCGTCCGCGTCCTGAACGGCACCGACCCGGACCAGCTGCTGTGGTCCAGCACGGTCAAGCGTGACGCCGGCAACGCCAAGGACGGCCCGAGCGTGTGGCGCCTCCAGGTGGCCGGCGGCAGGCTGGTCTCCTCCGCCCAGGACGACCGCGAGATCAACGGCGCGGGCAACCCCGGCGGCGGGCGCTACGCGGCCCTGACCGTCTACAACGCCAAAGGTGTGGTCAGCTGGCAGAACAAGGGGGTCGCCGCCGCGCCGATGTACCAGGACGTGTTCAGCGACACCGCGGGCACGCACGTGCGGATCGTCGACCAGGCGGAGAACGTCCGTACGTTCAGGCTCGGCAACGGCAAGGCCGAGTCGGAGACACCGCTGCTCGCGGACATCGCGTACGCCAAGGCCACCGACCTGGACAAGGACGGCAGGAACGACGTCGTCATGGCCGGCTCGTCCGACGGCGTGTGGGCCTACTCGGGTCCGTCGCTGGTGAACGGCAAGCCCGAGAAGCTGTGGCAGGCCACCGTGCCCGGCGCGGTGCACGACGTCGAGACCGGTGACGTCAACGGCGACGGCAGGCCCGAGGTCGTCGTCGCGGCCGACACCGCCGTGGTCGTCCTCAACGGCAGGACCGGCAAGAGGCTCGCCACGATCGAGGGCGGCGAGGGCCAGTACGTGCGCTCGGCGAAGCTGGCCGACCTGAACGGCGACGGCGAGCTCGACATCCTCGTCCCGACCGACGCCCTGCGCGCCTACTACGGCGACGGCCACGCGATCTGGACGTACAGCGCGCCCAAGGCCGCGGGCGACGTCCGCTTCACCGATCCGTCGGCGAACGACGGCACGGTGTACGCGGCCTACGCCAGCCTGAACGCGTACGGCCTGGACAGCCCGGTGACCGACGCCGTCGCGCTGAACGCCGGGAACGGCAGGGGCCGCTGGGACCTCGCGCCGAAGGCCCCGGCCGACGCGGTCGGTCCCGTCCGCACCGCCACCCCGAACGGCGGCATCCTCGCGTCCAAGGAGATCCCGTACGCGGACGGGCACGCGGTCGTCTACCAGTGGAACGTCACCGCTCCCATCAACATCAACGGTGCCGAGTCCCTCAGCCCGCGCAACTACTTCGAGATCCGCGACGGCCGCACCGGCGAGGTGCTGCACTCCGGCTACGAAGGCGGCCTGTGGACGCACTTCAGCTACTGGGCCGAGGACGGCGCGCTGTACGAGGGGGGCACGGCCGCCTTCCGCAAGTACGAGGCCGACGGCAAGGACAGCAAGGCGGGCGTGATCGCGCAGTCGTACGGCGGCGGCTTCCTGACCGGTCCCGGCGGCCGCAGGCTGCTGGTCGCCGGTGCCGACGGCGGTCTCGGCCTGTGGGACCCGGGCATCTTCGACAGCTCCGACACCTGGTCCGACAGCGTCGGCGGCGTCACCCTGATGGGGGCGCGCAACTATCTCGCCGCCGACCTGGACGGTGACGGGGTCGACGAGGTGCTGTCGCTCGCGGGCGACGACCACGGTTTCGACCGGACGGCCGAGGAGTTCGGCGGCCGGTACTACATCCCGAACAACGCCATCCACCAGGTCGCCGCGTACAAGCTCTCCTGA
- a CDS encoding spermidine/putrescine ABC transporter substrate-binding protein, with amino-acid sequence MPVNRNTSPLSRRSLLRALGGGAALGALAGCGVPAAYVGPGDRTGADLSATEKRLTWANWPLYIDTDDKDTTRRPTLEAFEKRTGISVDYIEEINDNDEFFGKISPSLMNHQRTGRDLIVISDWMCARFVRLGWVQEMDRTRQPNVAKYLDPLLSSPAFDPGRTSSVPWQSGITGIAYNRRKVGREIRHVSDLWADDLKGRVTLLSGLDEAFALLMQGNGVDIRKWRADDFHRVCDQVEKQVRRGQIRRFTGNDYIKDLAGGDVLACQAYSGDVIQLQADNPDIRFVVPEEGAELWAESLMIPNLARHKANAEKLIDYYYQPEVAAELAAWVNYVCPVPAAQDVLASSKDKDTAALAEDPLIFPDSTMRERLAIARDITADERTEFAKRWNAIAGL; translated from the coding sequence GTGCCAGTGAATCGGAACACCTCGCCCCTGTCCCGCCGGTCCCTGCTGCGCGCCCTGGGCGGCGGTGCCGCGCTCGGAGCGCTCGCGGGATGCGGGGTGCCGGCGGCCTACGTGGGACCGGGTGACCGGACCGGAGCCGACCTCTCCGCCACGGAGAAGCGGCTGACCTGGGCGAACTGGCCGCTGTACATCGACACCGACGACAAGGACACGACGCGGCGGCCGACACTGGAGGCCTTCGAGAAGCGCACCGGGATCTCCGTCGACTACATCGAGGAGATCAACGACAACGACGAGTTCTTCGGCAAGATCAGTCCCTCGCTGATGAACCACCAGCGGACCGGCCGCGACCTCATCGTCATCAGCGACTGGATGTGCGCCCGTTTCGTCCGGCTCGGCTGGGTCCAGGAGATGGACCGGACCCGGCAGCCCAACGTCGCCAAGTACCTGGATCCGCTGCTGAGTTCGCCCGCGTTCGACCCCGGCCGCACGTCCTCTGTGCCGTGGCAGTCGGGCATCACCGGCATCGCGTACAACCGTCGCAAGGTCGGCCGCGAGATCCGGCACGTGTCCGACCTGTGGGCCGACGACCTCAAGGGCCGGGTCACCCTGCTGTCCGGCCTCGACGAGGCGTTCGCGCTGCTCATGCAGGGCAACGGGGTCGACATCAGGAAGTGGCGGGCCGACGACTTCCACCGGGTGTGCGACCAGGTCGAGAAGCAGGTGCGCCGTGGCCAGATCCGCCGCTTCACCGGCAACGACTACATCAAGGACCTGGCCGGCGGGGACGTACTGGCCTGCCAGGCCTACTCGGGCGACGTGATCCAGCTCCAGGCCGACAACCCCGACATCCGGTTCGTCGTCCCCGAGGAGGGCGCCGAGCTGTGGGCCGAGTCGCTGATGATCCCCAACCTGGCCCGGCACAAGGCCAACGCGGAGAAGCTCATCGACTACTACTACCAGCCGGAGGTCGCCGCCGAGCTGGCCGCCTGGGTCAACTACGTCTGTCCCGTCCCCGCCGCCCAGGACGTCCTCGCCTCCTCCAAGGACAAGGACACCGCCGCCCTCGCCGAGGACCCCCTGATCTTCCCGGACTCGACCATGCGGGAACGCCTCGCCATCGCCCGTGACATCACCGCCGACGAACGCACGGAGTTCGCCAAGCGCTGGAACGCGATAGCCGGTCTGTGA
- a CDS encoding gamma-aminobutyraldehyde dehydrogenase, protein MSTELRRLRNYIDGEFRDAADGRTTEVVNPATGEAYATAPLSGQADVDAAMAAAAAAFPEWRDKTPSERQKALLKIADAFEERAEELIAAEVENTGKPIGLTRSEEIPPMVDQIRFFAGAARMLEGRSAGEYMEGMTSIVRREPVGVCAQVAPWNYPMMMAVWKFAPALAAGNTVVLKPSDTTPASTVLIADILGGILPKGVFNVVCGDRDTGRAMVEHPTPAMASITGSVRAGISVAESASKDVKRVHLELGGKAPVVVFEDTDIAKAVEDISVAGFFNAGQDCTAATRVLVQDSIHDEFVAALAKAAAETKTGQPDDEDVLYGPLNNPNQLKQVAGFIERLPAHAKVEAGGKQVGDKGYFYAPTVVSGLKQDDEIIQNEVFGPVITVQSFSDEAQAVEWANGVDYALASSVWTKDHGRAMRLSKSLDFGCVWINTHIPLVAEMPHGGFKKSGYGKDLSGYGFEDYTRIKHVMTSLDG, encoded by the coding sequence GTGAGCACCGAGCTGCGTCGTCTGCGTAATTACATCGACGGAGAGTTCCGCGATGCCGCCGATGGACGGACCACGGAGGTGGTCAACCCCGCGACCGGCGAGGCGTACGCGACCGCGCCGCTCTCCGGCCAGGCGGACGTCGATGCCGCCATGGCGGCCGCCGCCGCGGCCTTCCCGGAGTGGCGGGACAAGACCCCCTCCGAGCGCCAGAAGGCCCTCCTGAAGATCGCGGACGCGTTCGAGGAGCGGGCCGAGGAACTGATCGCGGCCGAGGTGGAGAACACCGGCAAGCCGATCGGTCTGACCCGGTCCGAGGAAATCCCGCCGATGGTGGACCAGATCCGCTTCTTCGCGGGCGCCGCCCGCATGCTCGAAGGCCGCTCGGCCGGCGAGTACATGGAGGGCATGACCTCGATCGTCCGCCGCGAGCCGGTCGGCGTGTGCGCCCAGGTCGCGCCGTGGAACTACCCGATGATGATGGCCGTGTGGAAGTTCGCCCCGGCCCTCGCCGCGGGCAACACCGTCGTCCTGAAGCCCTCGGACACCACCCCGGCCTCCACCGTCCTGATCGCCGACATCCTCGGCGGCATCCTGCCCAAGGGCGTCTTCAACGTCGTCTGCGGCGACCGCGACACCGGCCGCGCGATGGTCGAGCACCCGACCCCGGCGATGGCGTCCATCACCGGCTCCGTCCGCGCGGGCATCTCCGTCGCCGAGTCGGCCTCCAAGGACGTCAAGCGCGTCCACCTGGAGCTGGGCGGCAAGGCCCCGGTCGTCGTCTTCGAGGACACCGACATCGCCAAGGCCGTCGAGGACATCTCGGTCGCGGGCTTCTTCAACGCCGGCCAGGACTGCACGGCCGCCACCCGCGTGCTCGTCCAGGACTCCATCCACGACGAGTTCGTCGCCGCGCTCGCCAAGGCCGCCGCCGAGACGAAGACCGGCCAGCCGGACGACGAGGACGTGCTCTACGGCCCGCTCAACAACCCCAACCAGCTCAAGCAGGTCGCCGGATTCATCGAGCGGCTCCCCGCGCACGCCAAGGTCGAGGCGGGCGGCAAGCAGGTCGGCGACAAGGGCTACTTCTACGCCCCGACCGTCGTCTCCGGCCTCAAGCAGGACGACGAGATCATCCAGAACGAGGTCTTCGGCCCCGTCATCACCGTCCAGTCCTTCTCGGACGAGGCGCAGGCCGTCGAGTGGGCCAACGGCGTCGACTACGCGCTGGCCTCCTCCGTCTGGACGAAGGACCACGGCCGCGCGATGCGCCTGTCCAAGTCCCTCGACTTCGGCTGCGTGTGGATCAACACCCACATCCCGCTGGTCGCCGAGATGCCGCACGGCGGCTTCAAGAAGTCCGGCTACGGCAAGGACCTGTCGGGCTACGGCTTCGAGGACTACACGCGCATCAAGCACGTGATGACGTCGCTGGACGGCTGA